From Arachis stenosperma cultivar V10309 chromosome 2, arast.V10309.gnm1.PFL2, whole genome shotgun sequence, one genomic window encodes:
- the LOC130961113 gene encoding lysophospholipid acyltransferase LPEAT2, producing the protein MPNHDITSPLITSDHLILTVDPLPAADTTSAAPLSGTAGGNPFTFLGCGESEALTVPVPMTVDPFKNNTPNIEGVYEWLKMLLCLPIAILRLVLFGLCLAVGYIATRLALEGWKDKENPMPKWRCRLMWVTRICARWILFSFGYQWIKRKGRPAPREVAPIIVSNHVSYIEPIFYFYELFPTIVASESHDALPFVGTIIRAMQVIYVDRFSPSSRKHAVKEIKRRASCNRFPRVLLFPEGTTTNGRSLISFQLGAFIPGYPIQPVIVRYPHVHFDQSWGNVSLGKLMFRMFTQFHNFFEVEYLPVISPLHDKETAVHFRERACRAIASAMNVVQTGHTYGDIMLYMKAQEAKQENPSSFMVEMATLESLFHIRSLEAVEFLDKFLAMNPDPSGRVQYHNFLKVLRLKACPLSEKMFAFIDVEKCGSITFRQFLYGSAYVMKHRGFHQACEEAFAECSSAVKGYIVEQELQDFMQHAIPSWNENEVHELFMLFDDDNDGRITKDDFHSCLKKNPLLIAFLTPHLQHKECDGNNGVLEIV; encoded by the exons ATGCCGAACCACGATATAACCTCCCCTCTCATCACCTCCGATCATCTCATCCTCACCGTCGACCCACTCCCCGCCGCCGACACCACTTCTGCCGCACCACTTTCCGGCACCGCCGGCGGGAATCCTTTTACTTTTCTGGGATGCGGTGAGAGTGAAGCGTTGACTGTGCCGGTTCCGATGACCGTTGACCCGTTCAAGAACAACACGCCGAATATTGAGGGAGTCTACGAGTGGTTGAAGATGCTTCTGTGCTTGCCAATTGCGATTCTGAGGCTTGTGCTTTTCGGATTGTGCCTTGCTGTTGGGTATATTGCAACGAGGTTGGCGTTGGAAGGGTGGAAGGACAAGGAGAACCCCATGCCTAAGTGGAGGTGCAGGCTCATGTGGGTTACAAGGATTTGCGCCAGATGGATCCTCTTCTCTTTTGG CTATCAGTGGATAAAGCGGAAGGGAAGACCTGCACCAAGGGAAGTTGCACCGATAATTGTATCTAATCACGTATCCTACATTGAACCTATCTTCTATTTCTATGAATTATTTCCAACCATTGTAGCATCAGAGTCTCATGATGCACTACCTTTTGTTGGCACCATTATTAGAGCAATGCAG GTCATATATGTCGACAGGTTCTCACCATCATCAAGAAAACATGCCGTCAAGGAAATAAAG AGAAGGGCTTCCTGCAATAGATTTCCTCGAGTACTGCTATTTCCTGAGGGAACCACAACTAATGGCAGGAGCCTTATCTCCTTCCAACTTGGTGCATTCATCCCCGGTTACCCAATCCAGCCTGTAATTGTTCGCTATCCTCATGTACACTTTGATCAATCTTG GGGTAATGTTTCTTTGGGAAAGCTTATGTTCAGGATGTTCACTCAATTCCACAACTTCTTCGAG GTAGAATATCTTCCTGTCATTTCACCCCTGCATGATAAGGAAACTGCAGTCCACTTTCGTGAGAGG GCTTGCCGTGCTATTGCATCTGCGATGAACGTTGTCCAAACTGGACACACTTATGGAGACATAATGCTTTATATGAAAGCACAAGAAGCAAAACAG GAAAACCCCTCAAGTTTTATGGTTGAAATGGCGACGCTGGAATCA TTATTTCATATCAGAAGCTTGGAAGCTGTTGAATTCCTAGATAAATTCTTGGCTATGAATCCTGATCCCAG CGGTCGAGTTCAATATCATAACTTCTTGAAGGTTTTAAGACTTAAGGCATGCCCTTTATCTGAAAAG ATGTTTGCATTCATTGATGTGGAGAAGTGCGGCTCAATAACATTTAGACAG TTCTTGTACGGATCTGCTTACGTCATGAAGCATCGAGGATTCCATCAAGCTTGCGAAGAAGCATTTGCGGAATGCAGCAGTGCAGTAAAGGGCTACATTGTAGAACAAGAA TTGCAAGATTTCATGCAACATGCCATCCCAAGCTGGAATgagaatgag GTTCATGAGCTTTTTATGTTATTTGATGATGACAATGATGGAAGAATAACCAAGGATGATTTTCATTCATGCCTCAAGAAAAACCCTCTTCTCATTGCATTTCTTACACCTCACCTTCAACACAAGGAGTGTGATGGCAATAATGGAGTTCTAGAAATAGTATGA